The Xenopus laevis strain J_2021 chromosome 5L, Xenopus_laevis_v10.1, whole genome shotgun sequence genome has a segment encoding these proteins:
- the sgk1.L gene encoding serine/threonine-protein kinase Sgk1-A, whose product MTVKTETAAGASTLTYSKMRGMVALLIAFMKQRRMGLNDFIQKIATNSSYACKPSEVQSILNISPPQEPELLNENSSPPPSPSQQINLGPSSNPHAKPSDFQFLKIIGKGSFGKVLLARHQADEKFYAVKVLQKKAILKKKEEKHIMSERNVLLKNVKHPFLVGLHFSFQTTSRLYFILDYINGGELFYHLQRERCFLEPRARFYAAEIASALGYLHSLNIVYRDLKPENILLDSQGHIVLTDFGLCKENIEPNGTTSTFCGTPEYLAPEVLHKQPYDRTVDWWCLGAVLYEMLYGLPPFYSRNTAEMYDNILNKPLQLKPNITNSARNLLEGLLQKDRTKRIGAKNDFMEIKNHIFFSPINWDDLINKKITPPFNPNVSGPSDLQHFDPEFTEEPVPNSIGQSPDSILITASIKEAAEAFMGFSYAPPMESYL is encoded by the exons ATGACTGTAAAGACAGAAACGGCGGCGGGTGCAAGCACACTGACTTATTCTAAGATGAGGGGAATGGTGGCTTTGCTTATCG CTTTTATGAAACAACGAAGAATGGGACTGAATGATTTCATCCAGAAAATTGCAACCAACTCTTCCTATGCCTGCAAACC CTCTGAAGTGCAGTCAATCCTGAATATCTCACCCCCCCAAGAACCAGAATTACTGAATGAAAATTCCTCGCCTCCC CCTAGCCCTTCTCAACAGATCAACCTTGGTCCTTCATCCAACCCTCATGCAAAACCATCCGACTTCCAGTTTCTGAAAATCATTGGCAAGGGTAGTTTTGGAAAAGTTCTCCTGGCAAGACACCAAGCAGATGAGAAATTCTATGCAGTGAAAGTGCTTCAGAAAAAAGCCATTCTCAAAAAGAAAGAG GAGAAACACATAATGTCAGAGCGCAATGTACtgttaaaaaatgtgaaacaCCCTTTCCTGGTTGGGCTCCACTTCTCTTTCCAGACAACGAGCAGATTGTATTTTATTCTGGACTACATCAATGGCGGAGAG tTGTTCTACCATCTCCAGAGAGAAAGATGCTTCTTGGAACCCAGAGCTCGTTTTTATGCTGCTGAAATAGCCAGTGCGCTAGGATACTTGCATTCTCTCAACATTGTTTATCG TGACTTGAAGCCAGAAAACATTTTGTTGGACTCCCAGGGCCACATTGTTCTGACAGATTTTGGTCTTTGCAAGGAGAACATAGAGCCCAATGGCACTACATCTACCTTCTGCGGCACTCCTGAG TATCTTGCTCCAGAAGTTCTACACAAACAGCCTTATGACAGGACAGTTGATTGGTGGTGCCTGGGAGCAGTGTTGTATGAGATGTTGTATGGCCTG CCTCCTTTCTACAGTAGAAATACTGCTGAAATGTATGACAATATCTTGAACAAGCCACTGCAGCTAAAACCAAACATAACCAACTCAGCCAGGAACCTCCTGGAGGGTCTTCTGCAGAAGGACCGGACAAAAAGGATTGGTGCCAAGAATGACTTT ATGGAGATTAAGAACCACATCTTTTTCTCTCCAATTAACTGGGATGATCTGATTAATAAGAAGATAACACCTCCCTTCAACCCAAATGTG AGTGGCCCAAGTGACCTGCAACACTTCGATCCAGAATTCACAGAAGAGCCTGTCCCCAATTCTATTGGCCAGTCTCCGGATAGCATCCTAATAACTGCCAGCATTAAAGAAGCTGCAGAAGCATTCATGGGCTTTTCTTATGCACCACCTATGGAATCCTATCTTTGA
- the sgk1.L gene encoding serine/threonine-protein kinase Sgk1-A isoform X1: protein MRNKNEKSPLKAFMKQRRMGLNDFIQKIATNSSYACKPSEVQSILNISPPQEPELLNENSSPPPSPSQQINLGPSSNPHAKPSDFQFLKIIGKGSFGKVLLARHQADEKFYAVKVLQKKAILKKKEEKHIMSERNVLLKNVKHPFLVGLHFSFQTTSRLYFILDYINGGELFYHLQRERCFLEPRARFYAAEIASALGYLHSLNIVYRDLKPENILLDSQGHIVLTDFGLCKENIEPNGTTSTFCGTPEYLAPEVLHKQPYDRTVDWWCLGAVLYEMLYGLPPFYSRNTAEMYDNILNKPLQLKPNITNSARNLLEGLLQKDRTKRIGAKNDFMEIKNHIFFSPINWDDLINKKITPPFNPNVSGPSDLQHFDPEFTEEPVPNSIGQSPDSILITASIKEAAEAFMGFSYAPPMESYL from the exons atgagaaataaaaacgaAAAATCTCCTCTGAAAG CTTTTATGAAACAACGAAGAATGGGACTGAATGATTTCATCCAGAAAATTGCAACCAACTCTTCCTATGCCTGCAAACC CTCTGAAGTGCAGTCAATCCTGAATATCTCACCCCCCCAAGAACCAGAATTACTGAATGAAAATTCCTCGCCTCCC CCTAGCCCTTCTCAACAGATCAACCTTGGTCCTTCATCCAACCCTCATGCAAAACCATCCGACTTCCAGTTTCTGAAAATCATTGGCAAGGGTAGTTTTGGAAAAGTTCTCCTGGCAAGACACCAAGCAGATGAGAAATTCTATGCAGTGAAAGTGCTTCAGAAAAAAGCCATTCTCAAAAAGAAAGAG GAGAAACACATAATGTCAGAGCGCAATGTACtgttaaaaaatgtgaaacaCCCTTTCCTGGTTGGGCTCCACTTCTCTTTCCAGACAACGAGCAGATTGTATTTTATTCTGGACTACATCAATGGCGGAGAG tTGTTCTACCATCTCCAGAGAGAAAGATGCTTCTTGGAACCCAGAGCTCGTTTTTATGCTGCTGAAATAGCCAGTGCGCTAGGATACTTGCATTCTCTCAACATTGTTTATCG TGACTTGAAGCCAGAAAACATTTTGTTGGACTCCCAGGGCCACATTGTTCTGACAGATTTTGGTCTTTGCAAGGAGAACATAGAGCCCAATGGCACTACATCTACCTTCTGCGGCACTCCTGAG TATCTTGCTCCAGAAGTTCTACACAAACAGCCTTATGACAGGACAGTTGATTGGTGGTGCCTGGGAGCAGTGTTGTATGAGATGTTGTATGGCCTG CCTCCTTTCTACAGTAGAAATACTGCTGAAATGTATGACAATATCTTGAACAAGCCACTGCAGCTAAAACCAAACATAACCAACTCAGCCAGGAACCTCCTGGAGGGTCTTCTGCAGAAGGACCGGACAAAAAGGATTGGTGCCAAGAATGACTTT ATGGAGATTAAGAACCACATCTTTTTCTCTCCAATTAACTGGGATGATCTGATTAATAAGAAGATAACACCTCCCTTCAACCCAAATGTG AGTGGCCCAAGTGACCTGCAACACTTCGATCCAGAATTCACAGAAGAGCCTGTCCCCAATTCTATTGGCCAGTCTCCGGATAGCATCCTAATAACTGCCAGCATTAAAGAAGCTGCAGAAGCATTCATGGGCTTTTCTTATGCACCACCTATGGAATCCTATCTTTGA